Proteins co-encoded in one Aerosakkonema funiforme FACHB-1375 genomic window:
- a CDS encoding CHAT domain-containing protein produces the protein TEEIVESPAKESSGSGAADADLVEEPVSEVPTTAISPTPQIVAPSINRLDAEAEEITTEEIVESPAKESSGSGAADADLVEEPVSEVPTTAISASTQIVESQIQQLDTEKETEEEAKEAEETKTEAKAESPDEALVRLSSDVDLEEEIAAERETRTTEVSEIDETSANQPTATEATIDGVEVWFNKGLQQAMAGDFQAAIANWNKALELKSDFYEAWNNRGNALANIGEYEEAIASYDRAVEYKPDYYQAWYNRGNALGNLGQHEEAIGCYSKAVEYKPDFYQAWYNKGCALYNIGQQEDAIASYSKALEFKSDYHQAWYNQGTLLYNIGKNEEAIAAYDRVIKFKPEDHQAWINRGIAARDSIDYNSAVASVPATQNQDLNLRGYEGELASYQEGLKYCQQDTHPEGWGDLHRAIGNAHYFKGRSAPNPSDYYRQAVDEYNEALKTITEADFPELHLEVLQSLVRADLGLGQKDEAAEIHQRGVELLQRLLNEPQRSQSSKKQLALKQAAFQQLTVDIAIQSGQFIEALEAAEAGKNSCLHWLLYGWKEEVPSPKYAEIQQILNPTTAVVYWHISPCALTTFIIKNDAPAPIVLPANRSLEKNEYLNRLVKFENWVKDWNQQYQEYQPENSDSLAVSEEDKSGIDWRDKLPETIAQLRQILGISTIELLLAGIDKLIFIPHRDLHRLPLHALFADKFRIAYLPSAQIGLNLRENTPSTTQQPAASTLLTVEQPESTGLKPLLFAKIASSAIGQMFANPTRIIGPSCTRPQLETLLQQPHSIFHFAGYSSDNSQNPSRSALALSGDDKLTLAEIVQIPFNEYQLIALSACETAVKGNQTISSEYVGLVSGFLSQGASHILSTLWTVDDFSTALFAIRFYQLFKAGANPSVAFKQAQNWLRTVTYAQLAEWYIALPTDEIRDTDPDGWEHLQSLAKHIQDRSDNSSDPPYSHPYYWAGFTIAGKVNS, from the coding sequence ACTGAAGAGATAGTCGAATCTCCCGCAAAGGAATCGTCGGGAAGTGGAGCGGCAGATGCAGATTTGGTTGAGGAACCAGTATCTGAAGTACCAACAACTGCAATATCTCCAACACCACAAATTGTTGCACCATCAATAAACCGATTAGATGCGGAAGCAGAAGAGATAACAACTGAAGAGATAGTCGAATCTCCCGCAAAGGAATCGTCGGGAAGTGGAGCGGCAGATGCAGATTTGGTTGAGGAACCAGTATCTGAAGTACCAACAACTGCAATATCAGCGTCTACACAAATTGTGGAATCACAAATTCAGCAATTAGATACAGAAAAAGAGACGGAAGAAGAGGCAAAAGAGGCAGAAGAGACAAAAACTGAAGCAAAAGCAGAATCTCCAGATGAAGCGTTGGTAAGGTTGTCGTCGGATGTCGATTTAGAAGAAGAAATAGCCGCCGAAAGGGAAACAAGGACAACTGAAGTTTCAGAAATTGATGAAACATCGGCCAATCAACCAACGGCAACAGAAGCAACAATCGATGGGGTAGAAGTTTGGTTTAACAAAGGTTTGCAGCAAGCAATGGCGGGAGATTTTCAGGCAGCTATTGCTAACTGGAATAAAGCGTTAGAATTAAAATCGGACTTTTACGAAGCATGGAATAACCGGGGCAATGCGCTAGCGAATATAGGAGAGTATGAAGAAGCGATCGCATCTTACGATCGAGCAGTAGAATACAAACCAGACTATTACCAAGCTTGGTACAATCGCGGCAATGCACTGGGTAACTTAGGCCAACATGAAGAAGCGATCGGCTGTTACAGTAAAGCAGTAGAATACAAACCAGACTTTTACCAAGCTTGGTACAATAAAGGCTGTGCGCTTTATAATATAGGGCAACAAGAAGATGCGATCGCTTCCTACAGCAAAGCCCTGGAATTCAAATCAGACTATCACCAAGCTTGGTACAACCAAGGCACTCTTCTATATAACATAGGTAAGAATGAAGAGGCGATCGCAGCTTACGATCGAGTCATAAAATTTAAGCCAGAAGATCACCAAGCCTGGATTAACCGAGGCATTGCCGCCAGAGATTCGATCGACTATAATTCTGCCGTTGCCTCTGTACCAGCTACCCAGAACCAAGATTTGAACTTGCGAGGGTATGAGGGAGAACTGGCAAGCTATCAGGAAGGATTGAAGTATTGTCAACAAGATACCCACCCAGAAGGTTGGGGCGATTTGCACAGAGCGATCGGCAACGCCCACTATTTTAAAGGGCGATCGGCTCCAAATCCCAGCGATTATTACCGTCAAGCTGTCGATGAGTACAACGAAGCCCTAAAAACAATCACTGAAGCAGATTTTCCCGAACTGCATCTAGAAGTTTTGCAATCTTTAGTTCGCGCAGATTTGGGTTTGGGACAAAAAGATGAAGCCGCAGAAATACACCAACGCGGCGTAGAATTGTTGCAGCGCTTGTTAAACGAACCGCAACGTTCCCAGTCCAGTAAAAAACAACTCGCACTCAAACAAGCCGCTTTTCAGCAGCTGACAGTAGATATCGCCATCCAGTCTGGGCAATTTATAGAAGCTTTAGAAGCAGCCGAAGCTGGAAAAAATTCCTGCTTGCATTGGTTACTGTATGGCTGGAAGGAAGAGGTTCCCTCACCGAAATATGCCGAAATTCAACAAATTTTGAATCCGACAACAGCCGTCGTTTACTGGCACATCAGCCCCTGTGCCTTAACCACTTTTATCATCAAAAATGATGCCCCAGCACCTATAGTTTTACCAGCCAATCGTTCTTTGGAAAAGAACGAGTACCTCAATCGCTTGGTAAAATTTGAAAATTGGGTAAAAGATTGGAATCAACAATACCAAGAATATCAGCCAGAAAACTCAGATTCCCTCGCCGTCAGTGAGGAGGACAAGAGTGGGATCGACTGGCGGGATAAATTACCGGAAACGATCGCCCAACTGCGTCAAATTCTCGGCATTTCCACAATAGAACTATTGCTGGCCGGAATTGATAAGTTGATATTTATTCCTCACCGCGACTTGCATCGCTTACCCCTTCACGCTTTGTTTGCCGATAAATTCAGGATCGCTTATTTACCCAGCGCCCAAATTGGACTGAATCTACGGGAAAACACCCCATCCACTACTCAACAGCCAGCCGCAAGCACTCTTTTGACTGTGGAACAACCCGAAAGTACAGGATTAAAGCCACTGCTATTTGCGAAAATTGCATCCAGTGCGATCGGTCAAATGTTTGCCAATCCCACCCGTATTATCGGCCCTTCCTGCACCCGCCCACAACTGGAAACCTTACTGCAACAACCTCACAGCATCTTTCACTTTGCCGGATACAGCAGTGACAATTCCCAAAATCCCAGCCGATCGGCCCTAGCCTTATCCGGCGACGATAAACTGACCTTAGCAGAAATTGTTCAAATACCCTTCAACGAATATCAACTGATCGCTCTTTCCGCTTGCGAAACCGCCGTTAAGGGGAATCAAACCATCTCCAGCGAATACGTCGGCTTAGTCAGCGGTTTTCTCTCCCAAGGCGCGTCCCACATCCTCAGTACTCTGTGGACAGTTGACGACTTCTCCACCGCACTGTTTGCAATTCGCTTCTACCAATTATTCAAAGCAGGTGCGAATCCCAGCGTCGCCTTCAAACAAGCTCAAAACTGGCTTCGTACCGTCACCTACGCCCAACTTGCCGAGTGGTATATAGCATTGCCAACAGATGAAATCCGCGATACCGACCCTGACGGCTGGGAACACCTGCAAAGCCTTGCCAAACACATTCAGGATCGCTCAGACAATTCCAGCGATCCCCCTTACAGCCATCCTTACTACTGGGCTGGATTTACGATCGCTGGCAAGGTTAATTCCTAG